One window from the genome of Yamadazyma tenuis chromosome 7, complete sequence encodes:
- the FBP1 gene encoding Fructose-1,6-bisphosphatase (EggNog:ENOG503NUA1; COG:G; BUSCO:EOG092632WW), translated as MASQPHDSVSKQMNVDTDIITLSRFIIQEQIKLAPQATGELSLLLNALQFAFKFIAHNIRRAELVNLIGVSGSANSTGDVQKKLDVIGDEIFINAMKSSGMVKILVSEEQEDLIVFEGGGKYAVCTDPIDGSSNIDAGVSVGTIFGIYRLKDDSKGSIKDVLRQGTEMVAAGYTMYGASAHLMLTTGDGVNGFTLDSNLGEFILTQPKLTIPHSRAIYSVNEGNSLYWPDYIKRYLSDLKEIQENGKPYSARYIGSMVADIHRTLLYGGIFAYPADKKSKNGKLRILYECFPMAMLVEQAGGKAVNDKGERILEILPKGIHDKSGIWLGSTGEVDKFVSYIE; from the coding sequence ATGGCGTCCCAACCTCATGACTCAGTTTCCAAGCAAATGAATGTCGATACTGACATCATCACCTTATCCAGATTTATCATCCAGGAACAAATAAAGTTGGCCCCTCAGGCCACCGGGGAATTGTCCTTGTTATTAAATGCCTTACAATTCGCCTTTAAGTTCATTGCCCACAACATCAGAAGAGCCgaattggtcaacttgattgGTGTTAGTGGCTCCGCCAATTCCACCGGAGATGTGCAAAAAAAGTTGGATGTAATTGGTGACgaaattttcatcaacGCCATGAAGTCCTCGGGAATGGTTAAAATCCTCGTGTCGGAAGAACAGGAAGACTtgattgtgtttgaaggtggtggaaagTACGCCGTGTGCACCGATCCCATCGATGGGTCTTCCAACATCGACGCTGGAGTATCTGTTGGTACGATTTTTGGAATCTACCGGTTAAAAGATGATTCCAAAGGCTCAATTAAGGATGTTTTGAGACAGGGTACAGAAATGGTCGCAGCAGGATACACCATGTACGGGGCCTCGGCACATTTGATGTTGACCACCGGTGATGGGGTCAATGGGTTCACGTTGGACTCAAATTTGGGTGAGTTTATCTTGACTCAGCCCAAATTGACTATTCCTCACTCCAGAGCCATCTACTCCGTCAACGAAGGTAACTCGTTGTACTGGCCCGACTATATCAAAAGGTATCTTAgtgacttgaaggaaattCAGGAGAATGGTAAGCCCTACTCAGCAAGATACATTGGGTCCATGGTGGCTGATATCCACAGAACCTTGTTGTACGGAGGAATCTTTGCTTATCCTGCTGacaagaagctgaagaacGGGAAGTTGAGAATCTTGTATGAGTGTTTCCCAATGGCCATGTTAGTGGAACAGGCTGGAGGTAAGGCTGTTAACGATAAGGGAGAGCGgatcttggagatcttACCCAAGGGAATCCACGATAAGAGTGGTATTTGGTTGGGTTCAACCGGTGAGGTCGACAAGTTTGTTTCTTATATCGAGTAG
- the arc1 gene encoding ARP2/3 actin-organizing complex subunit Sop2 (EggNog:ENOG503NU7A; BUSCO:EOG09262VPD; COG:Z) yields MSTPIVYQLGHKPIKDHVFSSDRSLLAITKDNTVEIYRIGTAKPQLVTTLKGHDKTVTSVDISPDNSKILTCSQDRNALVWEYSQAEGEYKPTLVLLRINKAATCCRWSPNGDKFAVGSNDRIVAICYYEEENDWWVSKHLRLRSTVTSLDWHPNNVLLAVGSTDGHARVFSTFIKGLDAKPAPSVWGSRLPFQTLCGDFTNETGAWVHAVSFNPNGDSLAYVSHDSSLVLVYPEGEGLPPKNIVSLKTNYLPFKSVLFLGENSLVASGHNCNLIVFQGDESGWKQTKELEQQKDLIHDLPPKTDEDEEISSHDALNMFRQLDLKGKVNKASDKSGKALSTIHQNTVTAIKYFTKGKVSTSGIDGKVVIFNV; encoded by the coding sequence ATGAGCACTCCAATTGTATACCAACTAGGCCACAAGCCTATCAAGGATCACGTTTTCTCTTCTGACAGATCGCTATTGGCAATCACCAAGGATAACACCGTCGAGATATATCGGATCGGCACTGCTAAACCCCAGTTGGTCACCACTTTAAAGGGCCACGATAAAACCGTCACCTCGGTGGATATCTCCCCGGacaactccaaaatcttgacATGTTCGCAAGATAGAAACGCTTTGGTGTGGGAATACTCCCAGGCCGAGGGGGAGTACAAGCCCacgttggtgttgttgagaaTCAACAAGGCGGCTACTTGTTGTAGATGGTCCCCCAACGGAGACAAGTTTGCAGTGGGAAGTAACGATAGGATCGTGGCCATCTGCTACTACGAAGAGGAAAATGACTGGTGGGTGTCGAAGCACTTGCGGTTGCGGTCGACCGTGACCAGCTTGGACTGGCATCCCAATAACGTGTTGTTGGCGGTGGGTTCTACAGATGGACACGCAAGGGTCTTCTCGACGTTCATCAAGGGATTGGACGCTAAGCCCGCCCCCTCGGTGTGGGGGTCTCGTTTGCCGTTTCAGACGTTGTGTGGCGACTTCACCAATGAGACCGGTGCGTGGGTGCACGCAGTGCTGTTCAATCCCAACGGGGATTCGTTGGCGTATGTGAGCCACGACTCGtcgttggtgttggtgtaCCCTGAAGGTGAAGGGTTACCACCCAAGAACATTGTGAGCTTAAAGACCAACTACTTGCCCTTCAAATCggtgttgtttttgggtgAGAATCTGCTTGTGGCTTCGGGGCACAATTGCAATTTGATTGTGTTTCAAGGAGACGAGTCCGGCTGGAAGCAGACAAAGGAGCTCGAACAGCAGAAGGATTTGATTCACGACTTGCCTCCTAAGactgatgaagatgaggaaaTCAGCAGTCATGATGCATTGAATATGTTTAGAcagttggacttgaagggTAAGGTCAATAAGGCCAGTGACAAGTCTGGGAAGGCTTTGAGCACCATTCACCAGAATACAGTGACGGcaatcaagtacttcaCCAAAGGAAAGGTGAGCACCTCTGGAATTGATGGGAAGGTGGTGATTTTCAATGTTTAG
- the SEC61 gene encoding translocon subunit (COG:U; BUSCO:EOG092620E4; EggNog:ENOG503NWHW): MSGFRVLDLVSPFTPFVPEVIAPERKVAFQQRVMWTGVTLLIFLVMSEVPLYGIVSSDSSDPLLWLRMMLASNRGTLMELGISPIVSAGMVFQLLQGTKLITVDMGNKSDREQFQTAQKLFAILLAIGQATVYVLTGMYGPTSSLGLAVCLLLILQLVFASIVVILLDELLQKGYGLGSGISLFTATNVCEQVFWKTFAPTTTNVGKGVQFDGAIVALFHLLGSRQDKKRALLEAFYRTTGPNMLQVVATVVVFFAVVYLQGFRIELPVKSTRQRGPYGVYPIRLFYTSNIPIMLQSALTSNIFLISQFLFVKWPENLFVKLLGTWDARYGTNRAVSGLAYYVQPPTAFSEALLDPFKTVIYVVFVLGSCALFSTTWIEISGTSPRDIAKQFKEQGLVIAGHRDTSAYRELKKIIPTAAAFGGACIGALSVVCDLMGTLGSGTSILLAVTTIYGYYELAVKEGGLKSSLVSGFSDGI, from the coding sequence ATGAGTGGGTTTCGTGTGTTGGACCTTGTCAGTCCGTTTACCCCGTTCGTGCCCGAAGTCATTGCGCCTGAACGTAAAGTTGCCTTCCAGCAGCGGGTCATGTGGACTGGTGTCACCTTGTTGATCTTCCTTGTCATGAGTGAAGTACCACTTTATGGAATTGTGTCAAGTGACCTGTCTGATCCacttttgtggttgagaaTGATGTTGGCCTCCAACAGAGGTACGTTGATGGAGCTCGGGATTTCTCCCATTGTGTCAGCTGGAATGGTATTTCAGCTTTTACAAGGTACCAAATTAATTACCGTCGATATGGGTAACAAATCTGACAGAGAGCAATTTCAAACCGCCCAAAAGTTGTTTGCCATCTTGTTGGCAATTGGCCAGGCCACCGTATATGTGTTGACCGGAATGTATGGCCCCACCTCGCTGTTGGGCCTTGCTGTGTGTCTTTTATTGATTTTACAATTGGTGTTTGCCTCCATTGTGGTGATCTTATTGGACGAGTTGTTGCAAAAGGGCTACGGGCTCGGCTCTGGTATCTCGTTGTTCACCGCCACTAACGTGTGTGAACAGGTATTCTGGAAGACATTTGCGcctaccaccaccaatgttGGTAAAGGAGTGCAATTTGATGGGGCTATTGTGGCTTTATTCCATCTTTTGGGATCTCGGCAAGACAAGAAGCGGGCGTTGTTGGAAGCCTTCTACAGAACCACCGGGCCAAACATGTTGCAAGTGGTGGCCACTGTTGTTGTATTTTTTGCGGTAGTATATTTGCAAGGGTTCCGGATCGAATTGCCAGTCAAGTCCACCCGTCAAAGAGGCCCATACGGTGTTTACCCCATCCGGTTGTTCTATACTTCCAACATTCCCATCATGTTGCAGTCTGCGTTGACCTCCAATATCTTTTTGATCTCGCAGTTTTTGTTTGTCAAGTGGCctgaaaacttgtttgtcAAACTCTTGGGAACATGGGATGCCAGATATGGTACCAACCGGGCCGTGAGTGGATTGGCTTACTACGTGCAGCCACCCACTGCGTTCTCCGAGGCACTTTTGGATCCGTTCAAAACGGTGATATACGTGGTGTTTGTATTGGGAAGCTGTGCATTGTTCTCCACCACCTGGATTGAAATTTCAGGCACTTCACCTCGTGACATCGCCAAGCAGTTCAAGGAACAAGGATTGGTGATTGCCGGTCACAGAGACACCAGCGCTTATAgggaattgaagaaaatcatcCCCACAGCTGCTGCATTTGGGGGAGCTTGTATTGGTGCTTTATCGGTTGTTTGTGACTTGATGGGAACATTAGGATCAGGAACCTCGATTTTATTGGCGGTGACCACCATTTACGGTTACTACGAGTTGGCCGTGAAGGAGGGAGGCTTGAAGCTGTCGCTTGTCAGTGGCTTCAGCGATGGAATCTAG
- a CDS encoding uncharacterized protein (COG:S; EggNog:ENOG503P1MS), with amino-acid sequence MPDIAAPTANSKVPTSKDAAHPSASEIAPSAPKKKKLVRKQKEASPLKYKLWLGGHAVAIAFGSISFIFQLLWLPNKWYINSIAYRLSLLGSIVALLATLSHKYGLHYLPPSSTLMASQNFQFIVLGLVWLFTFKSVLKILPFFLIAILQLGSHKNISAVTEHSPFVASVIAYNELVLIVYLLLRTLLFRGTSGFQLVLFLLFYWLRILYNPETSNLFKAIIGRADGKISGVKNEKVAHYWEKTKLILEQKTESS; translated from the coding sequence ATGCCTGATATTGCTGCTCCAACTGCCAACAGTAAGGTGCCCACTCTGAAAGATGCCGCACATCCTTCGGCGTCGGAGATCGCTCCTTCGGCccccaaaaagaaaaagttGGTGAGAAAGCAAAAGGAAGCCAGTCCTCTCAAATACAAATTATGGTTGGGAGGTCACGCCGTTGCCATTGCGTTCGGATCGATCCTGTTTATCTTCCAGCTTCTTTGGCTCCCCAACAAGTGGTACATCAACTCGATCGCGTACCGGCTTTCGTTGTTGGGATCAATTGTTGCTCTCCTTGCAACCTTGTCTCATAAATACGGATTGCACTATTTACCTCCCAGCTCCACATTGATGGCTCTGCAAAACTTCCAGTTCATTGTCTTGGGCTTGGTGTGGCTATTCACGTTCAAGTctgtgttgaagattttgcCATTCTTTCTCATTGCCATATTGCAGCTCGGAAGCCACAAGAACATCCTGGCCGTCACTGAGCACAGTCCGTTTGTGGCCTCGGTAATCGCATATAACGAGTTGGTACTCATAGTGTACCTTTTATTGAGGACGTTACTCTTCAGAGGAACCAGTGGGTTCcagttggtgttgtttcTCTTGTTCTACTGGTTGAGAATCTTGTACAACCCAGAAACTTCGAATTTGTTTAAGGCAATCATTGGTCGGGCGGATGGTAAGATTCTGGGGGTCAAGAATGAGAAGGTGGCCCATTACTGGGAGaagaccaagttgattttggagcAGAAGACGGAGAGTTCTTag